GAGATACTCTCTTCCCATCTCTGCCTTGGAGAAGTCCAGGTTCTGTTCCCTGAGAGTGCCCCTGGGGTCACATATGCCACAGAACAAGCAAGAGGAGGCAGGGAAGATTTGCCCATCCCAGCAGCCCATCCACATCTGCTCAGTCTTCTTTCACTTGAAATCAGAAAGGCATAAACACGTGCTTCCTGTCACAGCACTAAACACAGTGCCTGGCctttaattgttttttctgtactagctgcagtgctcagcagtTAGCATCATCTGCTTTGCgtctgcattatttttattccagagAAAATCTGATGAAATGCAAAAGTTCACAGCTAGCTGAAAGGTACAGTGCTTGTGTTAAGTACCAAAACATCctttatttcactgtttttttttttttttgagggcaAATCGAGTTCATCTGTACCGTGTCTGGGTCGGACTGCTGGATACAATACTGTATGACAGAGAGACAGATACTTTAAGACTAAACCGACTGATAATCCATGAAAATTATAATGCATCAACTTATGAAAATGACATTGCTTTGCTGGAGCTGAGAGGTTCTGTGAAAGGAGAATGCTCCTTGGATTACAGCACACCTGCCTGTGTTCCCTGGTCAGAGCATATGTTCAAGACTGGTGACAGATGCAAGGTTTCTGGATGGGGACTAGAGAAAGGTATTTACTTTGGTGCTTACTAAAAGGATATATTGTTTGTATCATGTGCTTTCTGACTGTGGTAAGCTTTCGTATTAAAAAGGCTGGAGAGTACGTATGCACAAAGTACTCAGAAGACACTGAGTACAGAAAACATGGGCTGTGGTTCAGCATTCAGCTATCACTGttggttctgttttctgtactgCCTCCTCTGCAGCTTTAGCTGCTTCGTAAATCAGTCTGGAGCACACCCCTGGTTGGAAACTACCCAGACAATAAGACATGTTCTTTTTGCCAATCTAGGATTTATATCAGCTGTGGAAACCTGGTAGTGATATTTAACAAGTGCGGTTAGTAACCCACAGTGAGTCATAGTCACAGCCTGTCCTCTGTCCCCTGCCCAAGAAGGTCTGAGCTGCAGCCAACAGTTAGGAAACTCAGCACATCTTGTCTCAAGTTGTGTTTGAGGTTAGTCCAGAGAAGGCTGCACAGAGACAGGTAAGCCAAATGTAATCACACTTTCAAAGATTTGTGAAGCATTTGTGTTATATTTCAGTGATTACAGCCAGGCATTTAAGCTAACACATCTTGTGGGGCTTCTCCTGTCCATACTCAGTAGCAGTCTataaagcaaatgcaaagtTGGGATTTACTAGCAAACAGACAGAGAGCAAACCAGAGAGTCTCCTTAACTTTTATCCTTAACTTTGTGGATACATGTATTTCCAATATCTGGTCCTAATATCTCATCCCAAAATGACAGAacagaattggaaaaaaaaaaaaatggtaacaAGGATGATCACAGCCACATCTCCATTTCATATAAAGTAATATACCTATTTCTCAGTGTCTGAAAACCTTAATATGGAAAacacagggggaaaaaatgaggaagacaaggaaagggaaaaggcgAAAATGTCACAAAAGGAAAGTACTGTATTTAACACTGCAATTAAACCACTCTGCTTTTATGACCAATGTACTGCAATTCATATGGGGTAAGCATTACTGGCAGTTTAAGCTCTCTGGTTTGTAATACTGAAGATTATATTCTGTAGATAAGTAAATATATAACTTTCAATTTATGATATTAAAAGTGTCAAATATGTACATACCATTTTTAATATAGAAAAGTTTATTCTTTTCTAGGTTATACAAAGCAATATATCCTTAAGTGGGGCTACgttaatttatttcataattGTTCCGAATTGTACCCAGGAcgattttttaaacaaatggcATGTGCAGGTAAGCATCAATTTTCTTCCTATAATGTCTTTAGCATCAAACTCACTGTTTATAAGGCCAGACATACAGGCTGGGAATCTTTTAGACTTGGGAAAGCCAATAAACCAATTGCCACATTATCACCATTAGCCAAATGCTAGCCACCGGAGTCTAGAGTCCTCCACCATTATATATCTGCTTCATAATCAGAGTTAATAAGACAGGATGCCAAGTTTCTATGATTATGAAGGCAAATTTTCACATGCAATTCAAGTTATGTTTTCTAAATACTCAAGCACTTTGCAACCCACTGAACTTCCTACCTTTACTATATTTGATTCTGAATCAGCAACATATTTAAGCAAATGCCTGTCTTAGAGCACATTAGTAGTCCCACTACCTAAAATGTGACTCTTCATCTACTTAGACATTTGCTACTACCACACTACAACtcaggaaaaatattatttacttttcaaaCTAGGGTTAGTCTGGCCAGGAAACTGGTTGTCACTCCTACTACTAAAATAAGGATTTTGAATGCACAGTTTTTGCTTCTCAAGTAACAAAAGATATTGCTAAATACATGACTAGAAGACCAATGAGTACTCAACTTACAGAACAATTAGTTTCAAgtgttctttaaataaaaaagtaaagtaGTTCATATAAATATTGTCTTGACagtaaaataattagaaaagcCAAATAATTTTGGGTTGATGGCTGGTAAAAATGGgctgatgaagtttaaccatgccaagtgcaaggtcctacacctgagtcggaACAATCCCAGCTACAatttgggcagagaagagattcagagcagctctgtggagaaggacttgggggtgttggttgatgagaaactgagcatgagctggcttcagtgtgcgctcacagcccagaaagccaaccgcatactgggctgcatcaaaaggagcgtgaccagcaggtcgaaggaggtgatcctgcccctctattctgctcttgtgagacctcacctggagtattgtgtgcagttctggtgtcctcaacataaaaaggacatggaactgctggaacaagtccagaggagggccacgaggatgatcaggggactggagcacctcccgtatgaaaacaggctgagaaagttgaggctgttcagcctggagaagagaaggctgcgtggagacctcatagcagccttccagtatctgaagggggcctataaggatgctggggagggactcttgtgacaggacaaggggtaacaggttaaaactgaaataggggaaatttagattggatataaggaggaagttgtttactgtaaggctggtgaggcactggaatgggttgcccagggaagccgtgaatgctccatccctggcagtgttcaagaccaggttggatgaagctttgggtggaatagtttagtgcgaggtgtccctgcccatggcaggggggttggaactggatgatcttaaggtcctttccaaccctaaactattctatgattatattctatgattctaacttgtGATAAATTCAGCATGAGATCTATGAGATACTAGGTTTGTCTACTGTGCAAGTTCCATAACTTATCTCCTTGATCTACAAGTAATTTCAAGTGATCATACTCTACCAGAAATGAACAAAGACAGTATCATATGGGAAAACATCATAAAAGGGGTATCTGGAGTTAGCTTCTGCTCCCTGATGCAAATACAAACTCGGGAATTAAAGGCTAGTATTCCCAGGAATTAGTTACCAagcaaatattaattaaattgAACAAAGGCAATGAAATCCTGTTTTCCAGGATTAGTAATTCCAGCTCTGAAAAGTTCACAAAACTCTTCCTCAGTAATGTAGGGACTGAAGAAAGAggttacatttttaaaacttggATACTCATGCATAGTATGGTCTCCTTCATACTAGGTCAGTCAACACAGCAGAAAAGTGTAGTTAAGAGTGTCAGAAATTAATAAACTTTTACTGAGGATATAAGACAAAGCATAAATCATATTCTAGGTCTGCAACAGTATTTCAGTTTAGATCACATCCTTCActcttaattccttttttcaGGAGCTGTATTGCAAACAAGTAGTTCTGTGAACATTGAAACTTATGAAGAGTGCAGGATCCTACACACTTGTGCCTCAGGGCTGCTAGTTAGTGTAGTGAAAGGTCCACATTATGACCAAGACCTTGAAATGAGAGCACTTATAGACAGTTGCTCTCCCTCCCATCCCAGCTTCCACGTGCTCTTGACCTATTTTCATAAAGCTGGTAGAGGAAATTTTGAGGCCCTCTGCTTCTCTGTACCGCTGTGTACAGAGGAAACTGGCCAATAAATTATTGGGTAGAGGGGACGCCAAATGCAGGAACACAGGCATACACATAGCATCATAGCTTCACTGCCATAAGAATCAGCCTATAAATCTTTTTACCTTTTACCTCCGGCTTTTGTTCACTTTTTATGAGCTACTTTTAATGGTATAATAGGCAATATGGCTGAATTCTCTATTGCACAAGGTAAAACAAGACCCACATCACTGACATCAGAGCAAATGAGAATAATTTTGGCCAGCCACAAATGTAAAGAGAGGCCCTGCACCtacaaagaaatgagaaataagaGACCAAGGAGGTCAGGAACCCCCTTTCTGGGGATCATTAGGCAAATGTCTGTCAGGAAGTGACATGGACCTGAAAAAACTCCTGAGCTCTGTTTTGTGAGCTAGAGTGTATATGAAcctattttttgccttttatttcttcttttgcttcagGTACTTATGATGGCTCCACAGACAGTTGCAAAGGCGATTCAGGAGGACCTTTGGTCTGTTTTGATGCAGAAAATGTGGCGTATGTCTGGGGTGTTGTGAGTTGGGGTGAGAACTGTGGGGAGGCTGGTCACCCTGGTGTGTATACAAAAATTGCCAGCTATTATGACTGGATTAGCCATCATGTGAAAAGGAGTCTCATTTCACGGTATAATGCCTAAAGCTtggaaaattaaatacttcCCTCATCACCCATGCGAAAATGCACATAGGTCCTTTTTTACAATCAGCAGCCATATAACATAAAAACAGTACAAATCtttaaagaatatattttgaaaattctTAATGCCCTGTGAATGCCACAATTCCACAGTTTTACAGAATAGAATTTTACAGTCACGAGTCAGCAGTAAAAGTCTCTAATAAAAGCTGGAAATTAAAATATCTTGTtgttactttcattttttctggttttggttctttggtggtgggtttttattcCATATTTCACATTCCATTTCAGTTGCAGTTGTTTATTTAGTTAAAATGCAACACTCATACTGAAAGTGGTTGGAAAGTGACTGCACTGACAATATGTGAACTTCACAGAAAAGACAGCAGAGTACTTTCAAGAACTTGCATCATCTCAAGGTCTAGGTCACTAGAAACCCTCAGGATGCTTCCTTGCTTGGCAGCTGATTCTTCAGGCTTACTGCAAAAGTAGCCTTCAGACAATCTATTAATTGACAGGTTGACTATAATGATTAAATTTGTCATAATATAATTATACCAAAATAACAACTCTTTTGGTAGTACTTTTTTCAGCTACAAACTCAGACAATTTTTACCTAGTTAATATTCCTCATTCAATCACCTATCTTGGGGCAATTTTCGTAGCTCTTaagttttattaatttaactACAGCTGGTCAGAAGCTACAAAGGAGTTTTAAAACCTGAATCTTAAATTGAAAGCATCTTTACTGCCTTAAGTTctttatgtatgtgtgtatatatatatttctggtATCCAACAAACTATTAACAGCAAGTAGAGTTTTactgcatatatatttatatatacacacatacgaACATACACAGTATACATAAcaatataaatacattaaaatggaAAGTCTGTATACTGTACATATAGAATTAATTCTACAAAACCAAGTTACAGATCtaaagttaaaaattaatacTCTCAGGCATAAAATCTCCCCACTGGATTCTCAAATAAGCACAAGCTTCCTATAGAAACGTACAGAAGCGTGAAACAGTTAATGCCAAGAAAGAGCATCTAGGGCCTGATCCTGCAATATGCAGATAGGGAGTGTTGCTACTGCCTTAACTGATCCAGAACTGGACAAAGACAAGGGGCCATCAACAAAACTTCTGTGATTAAACAGAAAATCCTCTGCTTTCATCAGCCCTTGTGAGGAAGTTCTGCCCACATGGTAATAGGAAGCACAGGCCCAAAGAGCCACTGCATAAGTTACACAGTTTTAGGCAGCAGTAACAGTGCCGGCTATAAGAAAATGTCACTCTATGCGTAATAGTCTCACATTCTGCAAGAGTTATGCACAGTGtgcacaaatatttttacaagtACTAGGATTTGGTTTGTGGATTGGTGACCTTAACACTAAACTGTCAAATAGCTTCAGGTAAGTTCTATCAAACAGCTCAAAGGCTTTAGAACATActtcactgcattttaaattagaGATGTTTTTagtatctattttattttattcctctcAATGATTATCCGGTTGAATAAATGGCATATGATCACACACCACagctgtggtggtgttttttctgtaattcaCCATACTTTGCTTCCAAtgacatttttacattttccttgaCTTTTCTTCCAGTCTTGTAAAACCCCACATCAGCCTGACTTTGTCACGTAAAGCCACTTACAACCACCAACAGTTAAAGTAATGGTACAAATTGTTTCTCTTAACCCCCCCAACAAAGCTTGCTTATTTAGGAAAGCATTTAAGTATATTCCTAAGCAGGTATTATTTTGCTGAATCAGAGTCTTTGTAAACTAATCATAGGGAAAAGCTGCATGCTCGATGGCTGTAGGAAGAGCTCCCCCTTTTGTCTGACTTAACTTCTGTAAAGAACTTTCCTCATCTACTTCTCCAGTTAACTACAAATAACATTAAATGCTGAcgctgaaaagagaaaaaacagtagCATATTTACCACGATTCTTTCTGGTGTGCCTGTGGATCTGGAAGTTCCTCAGaagtttctttccatttcctatCCTTCCTTACAATTAGCTTTGTCCTGAAGCCAAATACTACTATGTTCTGAGGGATTCCACAGGTCTTAAAGAGAGCTTTCATTACAAAAGTTGAAACTATTTCCACACGCTTCCACCTTAGTTCACCTGTGAAGCATCtggaatttaaatataaaataaaaaaaaatatataacattataaaaaaccaaataaaaatcccaaaagTAAACAGGATGTTTAGCAAGCAATTTCATTTTGGTCTGACTTTTCAACAAATCATGTTTAATGATTTTCATGTTTAATaggtttaatttcattttgcccTCTTTTACAACCCTGACTTGCACATTTGATGATGTTACCTGAAACTGTCATGTATAAAGCTCACTGGATCCACTTCCTTCACACTGAACATCATCATTATAATAATATCAAAATGTTAACACTTCAAGTGCATGTTCCCTACTGCATTTTTGTTGGCTTCTGAATGAGTGTGTTTCCCAAAAGGTCATGTTTCTCTAGCTGTATTAATACAAGTTCTCCCCCACACTGCACGGAAGGAGAGCAGCGTTTGCACTGAGGCAGCAGAGCAACCAAGTCCCGATGTGTCCGGCACTGATCCTGTTCTTCCGTCCACTCGGCCCCACGGACGCAATATCCCAATCAGCCATTCTGCCTTTCCTTCAAAACGCTACTGCAGACTCCTTCACATGTAGCAATGCCAAGTTCATCACTTCTAACAGTTATTAGGTAAAGGCTTTCCAAATAAACCCTCCCTGGGGTTTGTATTACCTGATAGCACGACTGCCTCCCCCGGCCCTGCTCAGCCGCACTGGCACCAGCGCCTCTCCCGCTGTGTACCCGGGCAGGTTTGGGAACGGTCCCCTGTGGCCCATGGGGCACCGTACCCTGCTCCTCTCGGAACAGCCCGCGTTGTAACCCAGTAGGTGCGCGGCCGCGGCTGCTGACTGATCCTGCCACCTGCAGGCGCGGTGACAGGCTCTGCCCGgctccctgctcctcccctCGGAGCCATCGCTCACTTTCCGCCCTCCGACCAGCGCCAGCCGCTCTCCGACTGCCGGCAGTCCGTCTGGCCGTGAGGAAGCGCCCGGCCGCGCCGCTCCAGCCGCGCTCTCACACAGCGCTGCCCCCATCTCCCGCGGAGGCCCCGGGGGCGGAGGGGTCGCTCCCTCAACGCGGCGGCGGCAGGCCCCTCCCCGCCGGGCGGGCAGGGGCGGTGCCCGCGGGACGGTGgcgatggcggcggcggcgggccggACCGAGCCGGGCCAGGCCGCCGTTGCGGGAGCGGGCAGGTGACGGAGAAGGCGGCGGCTTAGCGGGCGCCCGGCGCCTCGGGGCGCCGCTCAGACATGACCCGCAccgtgctgctggtgctggcgACCTGCGCCTGGCTGGGCCCGCGGCCGGCGCGGTGCCAGGAGGCGCCGCCGCCGCAGACCCCCGACTGGCGGATGACGCTGAAGACCATCCGCAACGGCGTGCACAAGATCGACGTGTACCTCAACGCGGCGCTCGACCTCCTGGGCGGCGAGGACGGCCTCTGCCAGTACAAGTGCAGCGACGGTGAGGCGGGTGACGGGGAGGGACCCCGCCGGCCCGCGGCGACCCTTGCTCTGCCGGAGCCGGCTTGCTTCAGGCACACCGGCCCGGCCCGCGACGGCGGGCGGCTGGCTGCAGCGCTCCAGCCGGTGCTGCCGACGCTCCCGGGGAACCGGGGCGCAGCCGCAGAGGAAACCTCACTAACAAGTTCTTACActtgtgtacatatatatatgtgtgtgtgtatacatatatgtgtgtgtatatatatatatataagtatatatatataaatacacatatatcCCGCTTGGAGGCAGCTCCCTTGTCGGGTGTCAGGCGGGCGACTCTCTGAAAGGGCGTTTCTTGCAGGGTGTTCAGCGTGCCCCCAAACACAGGGTACTCATAGACCCTCTTGGTCTCTCTGGGCCGAATCGACTCAACCCCAGGTTACTGGGGTGGATGATTTGTCAAGTCAGGAAAGGAGTTCGGTGGCGGCACCCTGGCTCCGCAGGAGTGGCCCGGACACCGTGAGGTTTCCTCTCTGCACTAGAACATGCACTTTTCAGATAcgctttttctttgttgctttcagtttgtttctAATACAGAAACAAGGGGAGGGGGTCATTGTTCCAGTTAACTCCGCAATCCTCCTTAACCTGGGATGCAGAATTCCCTGCCTTGGCGCACTAGTAAGCGTTCAGGGAGATGCGGCTTAAGCAGTCTGCACtgatttaaatattattaatgTTAGAGTTGTAGAAATAAAGAGATGTTTCATTAGAGTTAATTTTAAAGGTTAAGGTAAAAAGAATAATCAGGCCACCACTGGTGACTGTGTAAAGCATAGAAGTTATCAATGAACATACTCTAAAGTACTCTTTAATGTAATGACGCATCAATTTCAGTAACTCAGgctgttttttttaacttgggaCCTAACAGTGACACTTACTGAGGTTTCTTGTccctgtgttttaaaaaatgcttagtATCCCTAAGTTGTAATTTGGTATGAATTGTTGATATTTAGGTTTAAGTTAAAAATATAACTGATACTGTCATAAGCCACACAAATGCCTGTGGTGAGTTTTAATAGCACtaaaattctgtgaaaaaaaccaATCTGTTTGAGGCATGATAAATTACCTTTTTCAGGATCAAAGCCCTTTCCTCGCTACGGATATAAACCGTCACCACCAAATGGGTGTGGATCCCCTCTATTTGGAGTTCAGGTGAGTATTTccatttggggcttttttgtgtgtcttcCATATATCAACTTTCCTCGATGTAGTTGGTCTTCTCCCTCTCCTATTCTAAGGATGAGACAGCATCCATGTACAATGTCCTTGTTTTATCAGCTCCACCACATGCTTTGGTAGTAACATATGGAAAAATTTAGTATTATAAATGAACACAACATAAACATTTTCACCATTGACATAAAATATGATAGGGATAAAATTGAATGTTGATgattaatttctaatttttgaATGTATAGTTTATTGTTTTGTTCTCAGAATCTTGAAAGCATTGAATAGCCCAAGTTATAGCCTTGTGAGAGTGGAGGGTTTGGCTCTGACTCCTTCTGTCCTTACTGACACTAACCAGTTTTGCTTAGtgctagaaagaaaatatgcattAGCTTATGTACCGGatctggctgggatggagtttcCTCATAGCAGGCTGCACGCTGCTGTGTTAGGGAATTTGGGCCAGAACGCTGTTAGTGTTGGCTATTGCTGCACAGTGATTGCACAGCTTTAGGGCTTTCTCTTTTGCTCCCACTCTGCCCCTCCACCACCCCAgaacccaggctggggctgggcaagagaatgggaggggacacagcaggGGCAGCTGACCCAAGCTGGCAATCACCATGACTACATGACTACATGACTACACAGAGTCACACTCAGCAACAGGAACTGGAGTAGTGGAAGAAAGGAGGGGTGATGGTAATGGTATGTGTGTTTGGCTTCCAAAGTGGCTGTTACTCACACTGGCTGGGCATCCACCTACTTGTGGGATGTGCTAATTTTGtggcatttttcttcctcttccattcATCtcttaaactgtctttatctcaacccccaagttttcttgcttttgttcttcctaTTCTCTCCATTCCACGGAGGAGGATAGGAggtgagcaagcagctctggGTGCTTGGCTGCTGATTGGAGCCAAACCACTGCAGCTTACTAGAGGTGAACAGCACAATGCAGAGATAAGTGAATGACAGCTGCATTGATTGCATTAGTTTGTAATTTATGACTGTTCCAGCCTATTTGTAGGCTGCGTCTTTCTTAACTGGAATATTAatggagtgggggggggggggattttcGTCACAGTTTGACATCGGTATCCCGTCGATGACAAAGTGCTGCAATCACCATGACAGATGCTACGATACTTGTGGCAATACAAAAAATGATTGTGATGAGCAGTTTCAGTCCTGCCTCTCCAAAATTTGCAGAAATGTGCAGAAAACGCTTGGAATCTCAGAGAGTGTCCAGGGTAAGTGTGAATAAGCCTCTTTCATTTCAAGTTTAACTAAGCTTAATTGGAAAAGAATCTTTGTGCAGTGCAGTAATGCCACGTTTTCATAAGCTGATGCTATTGCTGAAAGATGCCTTGTTCTGTCCCTCTTGTCATGCAGCCCAGACACTTGAGCAGTGACACAGCACAGGAAAATGACCAGGGCTAATGTTAAccttaaggggaaaaaataatgcttCCCCTTTAGGAGTATGAATATGAGAATATAACTTGattaaaatgcatatataaTTCTTACACTTACTGTAGTGTAGATGAATGTTCAATTTTCTGGTGGGTGATTTCTATATGTCTACTACGTGTGATTGCTAGTAAActgta
The sequence above is a segment of the Lathamus discolor isolate bLatDis1 chromosome 1, bLatDis1.hap1, whole genome shotgun sequence genome. Coding sequences within it:
- the PLA2G12A gene encoding group XIIA secretory phospholipase A2 translates to MTRTVLLVLATCAWLGPRPARCQEAPPPQTPDWRMTLKTIRNGVHKIDVYLNAALDLLGGEDGLCQYKCSDGSKPFPRYGYKPSPPNGCGSPLFGVQFDIGIPSMTKCCNHHDRCYDTCGNTKNDCDEQFQSCLSKICRNVQKTLGISESVQACESTVQLLFDAVIHLGCKPYLDSQRAACMCRYEDKTDL